From a single Ascaphus truei isolate aAscTru1 chromosome 2, aAscTru1.hap1, whole genome shotgun sequence genomic region:
- the MSC gene encoding musculin isoform X1, with product MSTGSMSDTEDLLELRVLELQYPKAKRTGGTELLLDHSTDNSEEDEVSEPSSGKRKRGYRSQQSPDKKQTARPSKECKQSQRNAANARERARMRVLSKAFSRLKTSLPWVPPDTKLSKLDTLRLASSYISHLRQLLQEDRYENSYVHPVNLTWPFVVSGRPECDTTEVTGANRLCGATA from the exons ATGTCAACAGGCTCTATGAGTGACACTGAGGACCTGCTGGAGCTAAGGGTGCTGGAGCTGCAGTACCCGAAAGCTAAGAGGACAGGGGGCACTGAGCTGCTGCTGGACCACTCCACAGACAACTCAGAAGAAGACGAAGTCTCAGAGCCATCCAGTGGCAAAAGGAAGCGGGGCTACAGAAGCCAGCAGAGTCCAGACAAAAAGCAAACAGCCAGGCCCTCCAAAGAGTGCAAACAATCGCAAAGAAACGCGGCCAATGCCAGGGAGAGAGCTCGCATGAGGGTGCTGAGCAAAGCCTTCTCCAGGTTAAAGACAAGCCTGCCGTGGGTTCCCCCTGACACCAAGCTCTCCAAACTGGATACCCTGAGGCTCGCATCCAGCTACATTTCCCATCTCAGGCAGCTGCTACAGGAGGACAGATATGAGAATAGCTATGTGCATCCAGTCAACCTG ACTTGGCCATTTGTGGTTTCAGGAAGACCAGAATGTGATACCACAGAAGTTACTGGAGCCAACAGATTGTGTGGGGCTACAGCTTAG
- the MSC gene encoding musculin isoform X2 codes for MSTGSMSDTEDLLELRVLELQYPKAKRTGGTELLLDHSTDNSEEDEVSEPSSGKRKRGYRSQQSPDKKQTARPSKECKQSQRNAANARERARMRVLSKAFSRLKTSLPWVPPDTKLSKLDTLRLASSYISHLRQLLQEDRYENSYVHPVNLVRMKLPYSQHQSASRAAT; via the exons ATGTCAACAGGCTCTATGAGTGACACTGAGGACCTGCTGGAGCTAAGGGTGCTGGAGCTGCAGTACCCGAAAGCTAAGAGGACAGGGGGCACTGAGCTGCTGCTGGACCACTCCACAGACAACTCAGAAGAAGACGAAGTCTCAGAGCCATCCAGTGGCAAAAGGAAGCGGGGCTACAGAAGCCAGCAGAGTCCAGACAAAAAGCAAACAGCCAGGCCCTCCAAAGAGTGCAAACAATCGCAAAGAAACGCGGCCAATGCCAGGGAGAGAGCTCGCATGAGGGTGCTGAGCAAAGCCTTCTCCAGGTTAAAGACAAGCCTGCCGTGGGTTCCCCCTGACACCAAGCTCTCCAAACTGGATACCCTGAGGCTCGCATCCAGCTACATTTCCCATCTCAGGCAGCTGCTACAGGAGGACAGATATGAGAATAGCTATGTGCATCCAGTCAACCTGGTAAGAATGAAGCTCCCATACAGCCAGCACCAGTCGGCTTCAAGGGCTGCCACATG A